In one window of Pseudomonas benzenivorans DNA:
- a CDS encoding CsgG/HfaB family protein encodes MKKTVLAVSLLGLLAGCATEQSRTLEVAKVTSAHSTYQGTRSPIAVGKFDNRSSYMRGLFSDGVDRLGGQAKTILVTHLQQSNRFNVLDRDNLTEIARESTFAKKHQQVRGANFVVTGDVTEFGRKEVGDHQLFGILGRAKSQIAYAKVNLNIVDVTTSEVVYSVQGAGEYSLSNREVIGFGGTASYDSTLNGKVLDLAIREAVNNLVSGVDTGAWRPAQ; translated from the coding sequence ATGAAGAAAACGGTACTGGCCGTCAGTCTGCTCGGCCTGCTGGCCGGCTGCGCCACCGAGCAATCGCGCACCCTCGAAGTCGCCAAGGTGACCTCCGCCCATAGCACCTACCAAGGCACCCGCAGCCCCATCGCGGTGGGTAAGTTCGACAACCGCTCCAGCTACATGCGCGGCCTGTTCTCCGACGGCGTCGACCGCCTCGGCGGCCAGGCCAAGACCATCCTGGTCACCCACCTGCAACAGTCCAACAGGTTCAACGTGCTGGACCGCGACAACCTCACGGAAATCGCCCGGGAAAGCACCTTCGCGAAGAAGCACCAGCAAGTGCGCGGGGCCAATTTCGTGGTGACTGGCGACGTCACCGAGTTCGGTCGCAAGGAAGTCGGCGACCACCAGCTGTTCGGCATCCTCGGCCGCGCCAAATCCCAGATCGCCTATGCCAAGGTCAACCTGAACATCGTCGACGTCACCACCTCCGAGGTGGTCTATTCGGTCCAGGGCGCCGGCGAGTACAGCCTGTCCAATCGCGAAGTCATCGGCTTCGGCGGTACCGCCAGCTATGACTCCACCCTCAACGGCAAGGTCCTCGACCTGGCCATCCGCGAGGCGGTCAACAACCTGGTCTCCGGCGTCGACACCGGCGCCTGGCGTCCGGCGCAATAA